One window of the Microvirga mediterraneensis genome contains the following:
- a CDS encoding response regulator, producing the protein MSDPKPLGVILLVEDEPLVRLVAAEILMEAQFRVIEAADAEEALTVLKAEIGIDVVFSDVEMPPGISGYDLAWQVHRHWPWIGLLVTSGREWPRENDLPPGAAFLGKPYSQATLLSHVRAAVETAQAARARSQSGTGGATPPVPKTA; encoded by the coding sequence TTGTCCGATCCGAAACCCTTAGGCGTCATTCTCCTGGTGGAAGACGAGCCGCTCGTGCGGCTGGTGGCGGCCGAGATTCTCATGGAGGCACAATTCCGCGTGATCGAGGCGGCCGACGCGGAGGAGGCCCTGACGGTCCTGAAGGCCGAGATCGGCATCGACGTGGTGTTCTCGGATGTGGAGATGCCGCCCGGCATCAGCGGCTATGACCTGGCCTGGCAGGTCCACCGGCATTGGCCCTGGATCGGTCTCCTCGTCACGTCCGGCCGGGAATGGCCGCGGGAGAACGATCTGCCGCCGGGAGCGGCCTTCCTGGGCAAGCCCTATTCCCAGGCAACCCTGCTGTCCCATGTCCGGGCCGCCGTCGAGACCGCCCAGGCCGCCAGGGCCCGGTCGCAAAGCGGCACGGGCGGCGCAACGCCACCCGTGCCCAAGACCGCATGA
- a CDS encoding methyl-accepting chemotaxis protein, with protein sequence MRIRTKIFALVAALSLVAVVTAVVGISTLKTYHQAVDDVRLAATRALYGERLNRLVTHVVMEARGIYASKDTAEARKFGDGLLATLKDVDALLKEWEPIVPADNKALFDAVVRDAAEFGRFRSETVRLASEVSPAAANAQGNNEANRANRKAFQVSIDALTKRGSEEIEAVNRRVSELYDQRLMLLISIAFAGTVLALLIGWLVGHLQIAQPLKRVTEAIRRLASGEYDLPQAKAGKDEIGDIWQATQVFAGAMREAETLRHAQAEAGKQAAERRRLDMMALAQSFEGSIGGLVQHLSVAAQQMEATARSMASTAQQTNQQSNSVAAAAEETSSNVQAVAAAAEQLAASSSEIGSQVSQTSVAAARAVQNARRTNALVETLAEGAQKIGEVVALINTIASQTNLLALNATIEAARAGEAGKGFAVVAAEVKELANQTSRATEDIGAHIHQIQQSTKDAVEAIRDIGFTIEEVHQIATSVAAAVEEQQAATQEIARNVSEAARGTQDVSESITQVQGAATHAGSAASQVLAAAGELAANSNALSREVDGFLQGVRAA encoded by the coding sequence ATGAGAATTAGGACGAAGATTTTCGCCCTTGTGGCGGCCCTGAGCCTTGTCGCGGTCGTGACCGCCGTCGTGGGTATCAGCACATTGAAGACCTATCACCAGGCTGTCGACGATGTCCGCCTTGCGGCCACGCGTGCGCTCTATGGCGAGCGCCTCAACCGGCTCGTGACCCATGTGGTCATGGAAGCCAGGGGCATCTACGCGTCGAAGGATACGGCCGAGGCGCGCAAGTTCGGCGACGGCCTTCTCGCGACCCTGAAGGACGTGGACGCGCTGCTGAAGGAATGGGAGCCGATCGTCCCGGCCGACAACAAGGCGCTGTTCGATGCGGTCGTAAGGGATGCGGCGGAGTTCGGCAGGTTCCGCTCCGAAACGGTGCGCCTGGCCAGCGAGGTCTCGCCCGCCGCCGCCAATGCGCAGGGCAACAACGAGGCCAACCGCGCCAACCGGAAGGCCTTCCAGGTCAGCATCGATGCCCTGACCAAGCGCGGCAGCGAGGAGATCGAGGCCGTCAACCGGCGCGTGTCGGAGCTCTACGACCAGCGCCTGATGCTTCTCATCTCCATTGCGTTCGCGGGCACCGTCCTGGCGCTGCTGATCGGCTGGCTCGTCGGCCATCTGCAGATCGCCCAGCCGCTGAAGCGCGTGACCGAGGCCATCCGCAGGCTCGCTTCGGGCGAGTATGACCTGCCGCAGGCCAAGGCGGGCAAGGACGAGATCGGCGATATCTGGCAGGCGACGCAGGTTTTCGCCGGCGCCATGCGGGAAGCCGAGACCCTGCGTCATGCGCAGGCCGAGGCCGGGAAGCAGGCGGCGGAGCGGCGCCGGCTCGACATGATGGCGCTCGCCCAGAGCTTCGAGGGCAGTATCGGCGGCCTCGTGCAGCACCTGTCCGTCGCCGCGCAGCAGATGGAGGCGACGGCCCGCTCGATGGCCTCGACCGCGCAGCAGACGAACCAGCAATCGAACTCGGTGGCGGCGGCCGCCGAAGAAACCTCCAGCAACGTGCAGGCCGTCGCGGCGGCGGCGGAGCAGCTCGCCGCCTCGTCCAGCGAGATCGGCTCGCAGGTGTCGCAGACCTCGGTCGCGGCGGCTCGCGCCGTGCAGAACGCGCGCAGGACCAACGCGCTCGTGGAGACGCTGGCGGAGGGCGCGCAGAAGATCGGCGAGGTCGTCGCCCTGATCAATACGATCGCAAGCCAGACCAACCTTCTCGCCCTCAACGCCACCATCGAGGCGGCGCGGGCGGGAGAGGCCGGAAAGGGGTTCGCCGTCGTGGCCGCGGAGGTGAAGGAACTCGCCAACCAGACCTCGCGGGCGACCGAGGATATCGGCGCGCACATCCACCAGATCCAGCAATCGACCAAGGATGCGGTCGAGGCCATCCGCGATATCGGCTTCACCATCGAGGAGGTGCACCAGATCGCCACCAGCGTGGCGGCGGCCGTCGAGGAGCAGCAGGCGGCCACGCAGGAGATCGCGCGCAATGTCAGCGAGGCGGCCAGGGGCACGCAGGACGTGAGCGAGAGCATCACCCAGGTCCAGGGCGCCGCGACCCATGCGGGTTCGGCCGCCTCCCAGGTGCTCGCCGCGGCGGGCGAGCTCGCGGCGAACTCGAACGCCCTGAGCCGGGAGGTCGATGGATTCCTGCAGGGCGTGCGGGCGGCCTAG
- a CDS encoding transglutaminase-like cysteine peptidase: MCGITFKASRRRSKRFQRFFAPAGLAALVLSATAGAGSALDFPQFAKRASGDTLFAVGAAGPTPAWIEFCTQLPQECAPNRSEPDTIVLDQAAWKLIVDVNEQVNKEIVPVTDQDHWGVADRWDYPDDGMGDCEDIQLLKRRRLTQAGLPQRALRMTVVIDELGAGHAVLMARTDRGDYILDNKRNVVLPWQQTGYRYVKREGSDNVNWVWLGNQAAPVATATK; encoded by the coding sequence ATGTGCGGGATTACTTTCAAAGCTTCACGACGGCGCAGTAAACGCTTTCAACGCTTCTTCGCGCCAGCAGGTCTCGCGGCCCTTGTCCTGTCCGCCACAGCAGGAGCGGGATCGGCACTCGACTTCCCTCAATTCGCCAAACGGGCGTCCGGCGATACGCTCTTTGCAGTCGGTGCCGCCGGGCCGACGCCGGCCTGGATCGAGTTCTGCACGCAGCTGCCGCAGGAATGCGCGCCCAATCGTTCGGAGCCCGACACGATCGTTCTCGATCAGGCGGCGTGGAAGCTGATCGTCGACGTGAACGAGCAGGTGAACAAGGAAATCGTGCCCGTCACCGACCAGGATCACTGGGGTGTCGCGGATCGCTGGGATTATCCGGATGACGGCATGGGCGATTGCGAAGACATCCAGCTGCTCAAACGCCGCCGTCTCACGCAGGCCGGCCTGCCGCAGCGAGCCCTGCGCATGACCGTGGTGATCGATGAACTCGGTGCAGGGCACGCGGTTCTCATGGCGCGGACGGATCGCGGCGACTACATCCTCGACAACAAGCGCAACGTCGTCCTGCCCTGGCAGCAGACAGGCTATCGTTATGTGAAGCGGGAAGGCTCGGACAATGTGAATTGGGTTTGGCTCGGAAACCAGGCCGCGCCGGTCGCGACCGCGACGAAGTAG
- a CDS encoding DUF1217 domain-containing protein has product MISTMTRYQMLQTNTALTKTLTQNDAMVKRDTEYYLANISKVKTIDAFVNDYRLFSYAMKAYGLEDMTYAKAFIKKVLTEGITDTKSMANKMTDKRYMEFAKAFDFAAKGDKATSETSATTEAVSKYYQQTLEKKEGEQNEGVRLALYFKRKASSVTTTMGLLADKALLKFVQTTFSIPTGASKADLDLQVRNLEKHLNIKDLQDPKKVDKLIQRFAAMYDMNNVSAATASPVLTLFSEPAEAGISVDLMMSITKLRLGGF; this is encoded by the coding sequence ATGATCAGCACGATGACCCGCTACCAGATGTTGCAGACCAACACGGCGCTGACCAAGACGCTCACCCAGAACGACGCGATGGTCAAGCGCGACACGGAATACTACCTGGCGAATATCTCGAAGGTGAAGACCATCGACGCATTCGTGAATGATTACCGTCTCTTCAGCTATGCCATGAAGGCCTATGGCCTCGAGGACATGACCTACGCCAAGGCCTTCATCAAGAAGGTGCTCACCGAGGGTATCACCGATACCAAGAGCATGGCGAACAAGATGACGGACAAGCGGTACATGGAATTCGCCAAGGCGTTCGACTTCGCCGCCAAGGGCGACAAGGCGACATCGGAGACCAGCGCGACCACCGAAGCGGTCAGCAAGTACTATCAGCAAACTCTCGAAAAGAAGGAAGGCGAGCAGAACGAAGGCGTGAGGCTCGCCCTCTATTTCAAGCGCAAGGCGTCGAGCGTCACCACCACCATGGGGCTTTTGGCCGACAAGGCGCTCCTGAAGTTCGTGCAGACGACGTTCAGCATCCCGACCGGCGCCTCCAAGGCGGATCTCGACCTGCAGGTCCGCAACCTGGAGAAGCATCTCAACATCAAGGATCTGCAGGATCCCAAGAAAGTCGATAAGCTGATCCAGCGCTTTGCCGCCATGTACGACATGAACAACGTGAGCGCCGCCACGGCATCCCCGGTCCTGACCCTGTTCTCCGAGCCGGCGGAAGCCGGCATCAGCGTCGACCTGATGATGAGCATCACCAAGCTTCGGCTCGGAGGCTTCTGA
- a CDS encoding flagellin → MSSILTNSSALTALQNLSNTQRSLSKTQSQISTGLKVATAADNSTNWSVSTKMKAENSVVGTIKDKLKENSALVKTATAALTQIADTLTKMKEQATQAGDVDGTSGYNEVNKALAGLAKTLTGLIDGASFNGVNILNSATAGVNIVSGWGGATFTTIDLTSQDLKTTLTTAVTAPTTIASKANAETLHAALDTGLTAVREYAADLGAVQNQIDAQSEFLESLSNSLTNGVSSMVDADMNEASTRLQALQTQQQLGVQSLSIANQNSQMILKLFQ, encoded by the coding sequence ATGTCTTCGATTCTCACGAACTCCAGCGCTCTCACCGCTCTCCAGAACCTGAGCAACACCCAGCGTTCGCTGAGCAAGACCCAGAGCCAGATCTCCACGGGTCTCAAGGTCGCGACCGCTGCCGACAACTCCACCAACTGGTCGGTTTCGACCAAGATGAAGGCCGAGAACAGCGTTGTCGGCACCATCAAGGACAAGCTGAAGGAAAACTCCGCCCTGGTGAAGACCGCGACGGCTGCCCTGACGCAGATCGCCGACACGCTCACCAAGATGAAGGAGCAGGCCACGCAGGCTGGCGACGTCGATGGCACGAGCGGCTACAACGAAGTCAACAAGGCGCTGGCAGGCCTCGCCAAGACCCTGACGGGCCTGATCGACGGTGCGAGCTTCAACGGCGTGAACATCCTGAACAGCGCAACCGCCGGTGTGAACATCGTGTCGGGCTGGGGCGGAGCGACCTTCACGACGATCGACCTCACCTCGCAGGACCTGAAGACGACCCTGACGACTGCCGTGACGGCTCCGACCACCATCGCGTCGAAAGCCAATGCCGAGACGCTGCACGCGGCTCTGGACACGGGCCTGACCGCCGTTCGTGAATACGCCGCCGATCTCGGCGCCGTGCAGAACCAGATCGACGCCCAGTCGGAGTTCCTGGAGTCGCTCTCCAACTCGCTGACCAACGGCGTGAGCTCGATGGTCGACGCCGACATGAACGAGGCTTCGACCCGCCTGCAGGCTCTGCAGACGCAGCAGCAGCTCGGCGTTCAGTCGCTCTCGATCGCGAACCAGAACAGCCAGATGATCCTGAAGCTCTTCCAGTAA
- a CDS encoding CheR family methyltransferase, giving the protein MTEAEFEALRVFLKARSGLALSPDKRYLVESRLSSVCTRFKLESLSHLIREIRAGRAMALEKATIEAMTTNETFFFRDKTPFDLFQDVLLPKYLKERAASRRLRIWCAAASSGQEPYSLAMLLKEASARMPGWHVDIVASDISTDVLEKAKAGLYNQFEVQRGLPIRLLVKYFTQTGDQWQISPEIRAMVDFRYLNLLDDFSRLGSFDIVYCRNVLIYFDAALKADVLRRIASLMAADGSLLLGASETVLGVTDALTLDPAHRGLYAKTPAAGKPKMFAVGAR; this is encoded by the coding sequence ATGACCGAAGCCGAATTCGAAGCCCTGCGCGTGTTCCTCAAGGCCCGGTCGGGCCTGGCGCTGTCGCCGGACAAGCGCTACCTCGTCGAGAGCCGCCTCTCCTCCGTCTGCACGCGCTTCAAGCTCGAAAGCCTCTCGCACCTCATCCGCGAGATCAGGGCCGGCCGCGCCATGGCGCTCGAAAAGGCGACCATCGAGGCGATGACGACGAACGAGACCTTCTTCTTCCGGGACAAGACGCCGTTCGATCTGTTCCAGGACGTCCTGCTGCCCAAATACCTGAAGGAGCGGGCGGCAAGCCGCAGGCTGCGGATCTGGTGCGCGGCGGCATCGAGCGGGCAGGAGCCTTACTCGCTCGCGATGCTCCTGAAGGAGGCGTCCGCCCGGATGCCGGGCTGGCACGTCGACATCGTCGCGTCCGACATCTCGACCGATGTGCTGGAGAAGGCAAAGGCCGGTCTCTACAACCAGTTCGAGGTGCAGCGCGGCCTGCCGATCCGTCTCCTCGTGAAGTATTTCACGCAGACAGGGGATCAGTGGCAGATCTCGCCCGAGATCCGCGCGATGGTGGATTTCCGCTATCTCAACCTGCTCGACGATTTCAGCCGCCTGGGATCCTTCGACATCGTGTATTGCCGCAACGTGCTGATCTACTTCGATGCCGCCCTGAAGGCGGACGTTCTGCGCCGCATCGCCAGCCTGATGGCGGCGGACGGCTCGCTCCTGCTCGGTGCCTCTGAGACCGTGCTCGGGGTGACGGACGCCCTGACGCTCGATCCGGCTCATCGCGGTCTCTACGCAAAGACGCCGGCGGCCGGCAAACCGAAGATGTTCGCCGTCGGGGCCCGTTGA
- a CDS encoding protein-glutamate methylesterase/protein-glutamine glutaminase codes for MVLSPVTQTIPVPGRLTRVMIVDDSAVIRGMIGRWLTEAGGFEIVATASNGRMAVDAAARAKPEIILLDLEMPEVDGLAALPLILKAHPASKVIVISTLTQRNAEISLKCLSLGAIDYLAKPESARVPGAANEFRRELVEKMRALSETKARPARVPASPAAKVISPMPPAPPRLGGTKPQCLLIGSSTGGPRAVERVLLDMKPALSRIPVLIVQHMPAMFTAVFADHLQTLLSIPSREARDGDAVAPGTILVAPGGRHMGVVSSGGKAAIRLNDGPPENFCRPAVDVLFREAAAVYGASALAVVLTGMGSDGTHGARHLAKAGATVIAQDEATSIVWGMPGSIVKAGLAHEVLPLESIGRSLKGLITGAST; via the coding sequence ATGGTACTCTCCCCTGTAACCCAGACAATTCCCGTGCCCGGCCGTCTCACCCGCGTGATGATCGTGGACGACAGCGCCGTCATTCGCGGCATGATCGGCCGGTGGCTCACCGAAGCGGGTGGCTTCGAGATCGTCGCGACGGCCTCGAACGGCCGCATGGCCGTCGATGCGGCGGCCCGCGCGAAGCCCGAGATCATCCTGCTCGATCTCGAAATGCCCGAGGTCGACGGCCTTGCGGCTCTGCCGCTGATCCTGAAGGCGCATCCGGCGAGCAAGGTGATCGTGATCTCGACCCTCACACAGAGGAACGCGGAGATCTCCCTGAAATGCCTCTCGCTCGGCGCCATCGATTACCTGGCGAAACCGGAGAGCGCTCGCGTTCCCGGCGCAGCGAACGAGTTCCGCCGCGAGCTCGTCGAGAAAATGCGGGCCTTGAGCGAAACGAAAGCCCGGCCAGCGCGCGTCCCCGCGTCGCCCGCCGCGAAGGTCATCTCGCCGATGCCGCCGGCGCCCCCGAGGCTCGGCGGCACGAAGCCGCAATGCCTGCTCATCGGCTCGTCGACAGGCGGCCCTCGGGCCGTCGAGCGCGTTCTCCTGGACATGAAACCGGCGCTGTCGAGGATTCCCGTGCTGATCGTCCAGCATATGCCGGCGATGTTCACGGCCGTCTTCGCGGACCATCTTCAGACCCTCTTGTCCATTCCTTCGAGGGAGGCGCGGGACGGCGATGCGGTCGCACCCGGGACGATCCTCGTCGCGCCCGGCGGGCGGCACATGGGCGTCGTCTCGTCCGGAGGCAAGGCGGCGATCAGGCTCAATGACGGGCCGCCCGAGAATTTCTGCCGCCCCGCGGTCGATGTGCTGTTCCGGGAAGCCGCCGCCGTCTACGGCGCGTCGGCGCTCGCCGTCGTCCTGACGGGCATGGGCTCCGACGGCACGCACGGGGCGCGCCACCTCGCGAAGGCGGGCGCGACCGTGATCGCCCAGGACGAAGCGACGAGCATCGTCTGGGGCATGCCGGGCAGCATCGTGAAGGCGGGCCTCGCCCACGAGGTCCTTCCGCTGGAATCCATCGGCCGATCGCTGAAAGGCCTCATCACCGGAGCTTCGACATGA
- a CDS encoding response regulator: protein MSYCLIIDDSRVIRKVSRDIVESLDFRVAEAENGEAGLKACKAEMPDVILLDWNMPVMDGYSFLKALRATPEGRTPKVVFCTTENGLDHITRALEAGADEYVMKPFDRDILAAKFQELGVLPASHSA, encoded by the coding sequence ATGAGCTATTGCCTGATCATTGATGACTCCCGGGTGATCCGGAAGGTGTCCCGCGACATCGTCGAGAGCCTGGATTTCCGCGTCGCGGAGGCGGAGAACGGCGAAGCGGGTCTCAAGGCCTGCAAGGCCGAGATGCCGGACGTGATCCTCCTCGACTGGAACATGCCCGTCATGGACGGCTACAGTTTCCTCAAGGCCCTGCGCGCCACGCCGGAAGGTCGCACGCCGAAGGTCGTCTTCTGCACGACGGAGAACGGCCTCGACCATATCACGCGCGCTCTGGAAGCGGGCGCTGACGAGTACGTGATGAAGCCCTTCGACAGGGACATTCTCGCGGCGAAATTCCAAGAGCTGGGCGTTCTTCCGGCATCGCATTCCGCGTGA
- a CDS encoding flagellar protein FlgN produces the protein MMLMKSLDRLEETLDQETAALMARDLSNLEEFNRRKSQCLLEISRMVRTPDIHALDQKATKRLQNLQAKIETNQDMLQQHMQAVQEVASIISNAIQKAESDSTYSAHMNKAGFGA, from the coding sequence ATGATGCTGATGAAATCCCTCGATCGCCTTGAAGAAACCCTGGATCAGGAAACGGCTGCCCTCATGGCGCGGGACCTGTCCAATCTGGAGGAATTCAACCGGCGCAAGAGCCAGTGCCTCCTCGAGATCAGCCGGATGGTCCGGACGCCGGATATCCACGCTCTGGACCAGAAGGCGACGAAGCGGCTGCAGAATCTCCAGGCCAAGATCGAAACCAACCAGGACATGCTGCAGCAGCACATGCAGGCCGTGCAGGAGGTTGCGAGCATCATCTCGAATGCCATTCAGAAGGCTGAGTCCGACAGCACGTATTCAGCGCACATGAACAAGGCGGGCTTCGGCGCATGA
- a CDS encoding rod-binding protein, translated as MAISPPSDIINDVARAADPARYQAASQKLLDGASALDGASFDDAMKSMAGQPLMASGADIYTLRNSLRNDAESASAARTQKAHQEFEAYILQTFVESMLPKDAENTYGKGNAGSIWKSMMAEQIGAQISKAGGIGIAKRLLDAQEPGRSSDIRVPPAPASFSGKV; from the coding sequence ATGGCGATCAGCCCGCCCTCAGATATTATCAACGACGTTGCCCGGGCGGCGGATCCCGCACGCTATCAGGCCGCGTCGCAAAAGCTTCTCGATGGCGCGTCCGCGTTGGACGGCGCCAGCTTCGACGACGCCATGAAGTCCATGGCCGGCCAGCCGCTGATGGCATCGGGTGCCGACATCTACACGCTGCGGAACTCGCTTCGCAACGATGCCGAGTCGGCCAGCGCCGCCAGGACGCAGAAGGCGCATCAGGAATTCGAAGCCTACATCCTCCAGACCTTCGTCGAATCCATGCTGCCGAAGGATGCGGAAAACACCTATGGCAAGGGCAATGCAGGCTCCATCTGGAAATCCATGATGGCGGAACAGATCGGTGCGCAGATCTCGAAGGCGGGCGGCATCGGAATCGCAAAGCGGCTCCTCGACGCGCAGGAACCCGGGCGCTCCTCCGACATCCGTGTCCCTCCGGCCCCCGCATCGTTCTCCGGCAAGGTCTGA